CAGTGATTTGGATGGGCTATATAGCTACGCCCAAGGCATGATCGTGCTGGCGACAGTGTCGCCGGGGCTATCACACCCCATGATCGTGCCGGCGACAGTGTCGCCGGGGCTACCACACCCCATGATCATGCTGGCGACAGTGTCGCCGGGGCTACCATACCCCATGATCGTGCTGGCGACAGTGTCGCCGGGGCTACTACACCCCATGATCGTGCTGGCGACAGTGTCGCCGGGGCTACCATACCCCATGATCATGCTGGCGACAGTGTCGCCGGGGCTATCACACCCCATGATCGTGCCGGCAGACATTCTGCCGCGACCATCACACCCCATGATCGTGCCGGCAGACATTCTGCCGAGGCTATCACACCCCATGAGTACGTCGGCAGACATTCTGCCGCGACCATCACACCCCATGATCGTGCCGGCAGACATTCTGCCGCGACTATCACACCCCATGATCGTGCTGGCAGACATTCTGCCGCGACTATCACACCCCATGAGTACGCCGGCAGACATTCTGCCGCGACTATCACACCCCATGATCGTGCCGGCAGACATTCTGCCGCGACTATCACACCCCATGAGTATGCCGGCAGACATTCTGCCGAGTGAATGAACGCCCCTGCGCCCAAACAGTGCCTCAAAACGAGAATTGCACCTTGAAGCGGACGCCGCTGTTGGGCGTGTGCGGGTGGTCGCGGTAGGAGAGGCGCCAGACGTAGTCCACGCGGACGAGCTTGAAGATGTTGTCGAGGCCGACGCTTAGCTCCATGTAGGGACGGCGGCCCATGAGGTAGGTGTTCGAGGGGAAGGCGTAGAGGCCGGCGTTGTCGGCGAGGAAGGGGTTGTTCTTATCCGTGAGCGTGCCGTACCAGCCGCGGAAGGCAACGACCTCGCGCAGTTGCAGGCGCTTGAGGAGCGGCAGGCGGTTGAGCAGCGCGCCATTAAGAAAGTAGGTGGCTTCCCAGGAGACGAAGCGGTCGTTGATGAACTCCATCGGATCCATTAGGGCGTAGCTCTCGGGCTCGATGGAGTATGACAAGTTGGCATTCGGAATGATCAGTAGCGGGTAGGGCACACGATTCCAGACGGCGCCCGCCTGGCCGTAGAGGTCGATGTAGCCAAAGGGCGAGAGCCAGAAGCGCTTGCGGACGCCGAGCTCGGTGCGGTTGTAATTATGCTCGGTGCCGAGGATGCCGCGGCGGGCCAGCGTGTGGGTGAGGGTGATGATGGGCGCGTCGAGCGTGATGGGATAGCGGTAGTTGCGCGACTGGTAGAACTTTTCGTTGGGCGCCCAGCGTATGCTGACCTCTAACTGTGCCGATTGATAGCTCTTTACGGGCACGGTGGTGGCGTCGGGAAGGAAGCGCTGGAAAGGCACGTAGCGGGTGGCCCACTCGGTGCGGTGGCGCAGGGTGAGGCCATAGCCGAGGCCGTTGTAATGCTCATGGTAGTAGCTCAGCTCGGCGTTGCGCATGTAGGTGATGAGGTCGTTGCGGCGACGCTTGGGCATCATAAAGATGTTGTCGGGGTTGGTGTAGAGGTAGTGTTGGCCGATCTGATTGATGTCGTAACGATACTCGGCGCGTAGGTAATGGAAGGGGAATTCCTTGCGGAAGTTGCGCTTCTTGTTGAAGGAATATTCGGCCAAAATGTCACCCTTCAGCTTCCTGTCGCCCGCCCCGTAGGCCGCGTAACCATCGATGAAGAAGCGGTTGCTGAGGGCCGTGGTCGTTGTTCCACCGAAGCGATAGCGGGCCCCCTCGAGGACGTTGCCACTGATGAAGGTGTTGACCGGGCCGAACTCCACGGGGCTATTCTTCTCCATCGGCTGCACGTAGCCGCCGATCAGTGCGCTGGCCACCTTCTCCGTCCAGTAGAAGACGGGGACGCGCCGCAGCTGGGCCATCATTCGCTCGACCGACGTCTGGCGGGTGGCGTCGCTGGTGCTGTCGCCCTGCTGCGCGCGTTGCTGCTGCCAGTAGTCGTCCGACCGGCGGCGTGCCTCCTCGGTCTCCATCACGGGGTTGTTTTCGCGAAAGACGGACGAGTCGTCGGGCGCCCGGAACGATTGGTTGCGGTAGAGGCAGATGCGACGCGCATAGGTGCCCTTGCTCTTGGCATGGAGGCGGAACTCGACCGTGATGTCGTTCTTGAGGATGAGCCGTGTGCCGTCGTCGGTGCGGCGGAAATCCTGCTCAATCTGCATGAAGTCGACGTAGTTCAGATTGATGTGTTTAGGCACATTCAGGCGGACGCGGCGGACGAAGTAGGTGGAGTCGAGCGTGACGTAGAGGTGGCCTGTGAAGCCAAACGATTCGGCGTTGAAGGGCACGAAGCTGAGGTCGGCACAGCGCTCGCCATCGATCTCGACGGTGTCCGTGAGATAGTACTTATAAAAGGTAGGGCCGAAGGAGGCCAGCGGACTGACGAAGCGCTGGAGGAAGAGGGGAATGTTGTCCTGAAAGACGTCCGGCTCACGGAACACCTCATTGACGAACTGCGTGATGCCGTCCTCAGAGAAGATCTCTACGAGCCCCGCCCGCTTGACGCCCTGCACCAAGCGACGCTCCGTGCGCGGCGTGCGGCGGAAGTAGGTCTGTTCGATCACTTCCTCGTTGTAGAGCGGCAGGATGGGCTTTCCGGAGACGTGCGAGGTATCGATATAGTCGAAGATGAAGTCGATGCGACGGTAACGCTTCTTGCCGCGCTCCTCGGCCTCCTCGAAGTCGTTTTTGGCGAAAATCTTACGGTCGTAAGTGCTGAAGCTGAAGTAGTCGTGGTTGCGAGGGGCATTAAGCTCGCGGCGTTCGATCACGTTCCGGACGAAGTCCACCGCCTGGTTGCGACGGGAGTAACGCTCGTGTCCGGGCCGCACCACAACATCATTCAGCGTGTACGTCATGGGCTGGAGCCGAATGGTGAGGCGGTTCGTGCCGCTAAGGGAGCGCTCATAAGTTTCGTATCCCAAATACGAGACGCTGAGGGTCCGTGCGGCGGATTCAGCCTCGAGGGTGAAGCGGCCGTTGTTGTCGGTGACGGTACCGATGGTCGTTCCTTTCAGCATCACGGCGACGGCCGGCAGCGCCTCACCTGTGACGGAGTCTTTTACGATACCCTCGACGTGCACCGTGTGTTGCGCCTGCGTTCGTGTCGTCCACGGGCCACAGAGCCCCAGAAGCATGAGCAGAGCGCAGAAAATTCTTCTTGTCATTTTGGATCAATGGGTAGAGGATCAGAAAAAATGGGTCGCGAAAGTCGAGCTTTTCATTCGAGGGCGTGGGGATTTGTAAGCATACGGACATAAATAGAGAAAGGAAGAATAGAAAATGCGACCGGGGGCTATGTTTTTTGGCATGACCCTGAAATCAGCAATTTCAGTGCTTAGAAAAAAATCTAAGTCTTATTCACCCTCTACCTTTGCGGCCGAACTCAGAGAGAAGAACAATGGATTGGTTTATCAGTTTATTCAGCGAACACACTGCACTACAAGCGATGGTGGTGATCTCTTTTATCTCCGCCATCGGATTGGGACTGGGCAAAGTGCGCCTTATGGGCATCTCACTCGGCGTCACGTTTGTCTTTTTTGTGGGCATTCTGGCTGGCCACCTCGGCTTTACCGTCGATCCGGCCATGCGCACCTACGCCGAGAGTTTCGGCCTCGTCATTTTCGTTTACGCCCTCGGGCTACAGGTCGGCCCGGGCTTCTTCAGCTCGTTTCATACGGGCGGATTGACGCTTAACATGCTTTCGATGGGCGTCGTTGTGCTCGGCACGCTTATGGCCGTCACCTTTTCGTACGCTACGGGCGTTTCCCTGCCTGACATGGTCGGCATACTCTGTGGCGCCACGACGAATACACCCGCGCTCGGTGCTGCACAGCAGACGCTCGTGCAACTCGGACTCGACGGATCGACGGCAGCCCTCGGTTGCGCCGTGACTTACCCACTGGGTGTCGTGGGCGTCATTATCGCCGTCATGCTCATGCGCAAGACACTCGTGAAGCCCGGCGACACAGGCGCTCAGGAGAAGGAGGACGCGAACAAGGTCTATATGGCCGCCTTTCAGGTGCACAACCCCGCCGTCTTCGGCAAAAGCGTGAAGGACATTGGGGCCATCAGTACCACACGCTTCGTCATCTCTCGTCTTTGGCGTGACGGGCATGTCAGCATCCCTACATCGGCCTCTACGCTCCGTGAGGGCGACCGTCTGCTGGTCATTACGTCCGAAAAAGACGTACCCGCGTTGACCGTACTCTTCGGCGAACAGGAAAATAAGGACTGGAATAAGGACGACATCGACTGGAACGCCATCGATAGCGAGCTCGCGTCGGAGCGGATCGTTGTTACACGCCCCGAATTGAACGGCAAGCGCCTCGGATCCCTCCGCCTACGCAATCATTACGGCATCAATATCAGCCGCGTCTATCGTTCCGGGGTGCAACTACTGGCTACGCCCGAGCTGGTGCTCCAACTTGGCGACCGATTGACCGTTGTGGGTGAGTCGGCAGCCATTCGGAACGTCGAAAAGGTACTTGGCAATGCGGTGAAAAGCCTCAATGAACCGAATCTGGTAGTCATATTTATAGGTATAGTGCTGGGGCTCGTGCTGGGATCATTACCCATCGCCATTCCAGGCATTTCTACGCCCGTTAAGTTAGGTCTGGCCGGCGGACCGATCATCGTAGGCATTCTTTTGGGCACGTTTGGCCCACGGTTGCACATGATTACGTACACCACGCGTAGTGCGAACCTCATGTTGCGCGCCTTGGGACTGTCGATGTACCTCGCATGTCTCGGACTCGACGCGGGAGCGCATTTTTTCGAGACCGTGTTTCGTCCCGAGGGCTTGTTGTGGATCGGATTGGGCTTCGTGTTGACACTTATCCCCACTTTGATCGTCGGTGCGATAGCTATGAAGTGGCTGAAGATCGATTTTGCCAGCGTATTCGGCATGCTGTGTGGCAGCATGGCCAATCCGATGGCGCTGAACTATGTCAACGATACCGTCTCGGGCGATAACCCCGCCGTTGCCTATGCCACGGTCTACCCGCTAAGCATGTTTGCCCGTGTGATCCTGGTGCAGGTGTTGCTGATGGCCCTTTTGGGCTGAAAGACAGCGTCACTTTCCGGTTTCGGGGGATGAATTACTTTTGCCGCCGTTAAAAAACAGCGCCTAACTATAGCAGAATGAAGAATATCGGATGGGTTATTGGGATCATGCTCCTGTTTGCCTCGTGCGGCGAATACAACAAGATCCTCAAGAGCACGGACTACGAATTGAAGTACTCCTACGCTAAAAAATACTTCGACGAAAAGAAATACGCCAAAGCAGCCACGCTGCTGGAGGAGCTTGTGCCCATTTTTAAGGGTACAACGCACGCCGAGGAGTCGCTTTACCTGCTGGCTCAAACTTATTATAGCCAGAAGGACTATGAAACGGCGGCAGAGTATTTCAAAACCTATTACACCACGTATCCCAAAGGCGAATACGCCGAGCAGGCCCGTTTTTACTCCGGTTATGGGCTCTATTTGGACTCCCCGGACCCTCGACTTGACCAATCGCAAACCTACGAGGCCATTGCGCAACTCCAACTCTACATGGAATATTATCCGCAGAGTGAGCGTGCCAAACAAGCTCAAGAAATCCTCTTTCAATTGCAGGAAAAATTGGCCTACAAGGAGCTTCTTGCCGCCGAATTATACTACAACTTAGGCACCTACATGGGAAATAATTACAGATCGTGCGTCATCACGGCCGATAATGCTCTCCGCGATTATCCCTACACTAAGTACCGTGAGGATTTTATCTTCCTGAAGATCAAATCGAAGTTCGAGTTAGCCTCGGTCAGCGTAGAAGATCGTTTGCAGGGCCGCTATCGTGACGTAGTAGACGAATATTACAATTATAAGAACGAGTTCCCCGACGGGAAGTACAGCCGACAAGTACAGAAGTACTTCAACGAGGCCAACTCACACATCACAACGAAATATTGACACATCAATTCTTTAACAAGAGCATAACGAGAAATGGATTACCGCAAGACAACGGCGCCGACGAATACCGTCACGCGAGACATGATTAAACTCTGTCACGACAATCAAGACAACGTGTACGAAACCGTCATGGTGATTGCCAAACGCGCCAATCAGATCAGTAACGAAATGAAGCAGGATCTGGAGAAGAAACTCGAGGAGTTTACGAATCTCAGCGACAACCTGGAGGAGGTTTTTGAAAACCACGAGCAGATCGAAATCTCCCGATCCTACGAAAAAATGCCCAAACCGACCCTCATCGCTACTCAGGAGTATCTCGAGGACAAGATTTACTACAAAAATCCCTCGCGCGAGAAGAGTTTCTAATCGTTCTGATATTCAGATATGATTCAACGTATTCAGACCGTCTATTTGCTGATCGTAGCCGCACTTAACCTCCTTGTGGTGTTCATGCCGCTGGCTACGGTGCAGTTTGACGGCATTTTTTATTCGTTCGACGCCTCGGGAATGAGCACAATGGCTTCTCCCGAGGCGCTCGTCTATCCCACGTGGGCCTTGATGGCTCTTTCGGCACTCATTTCGCTGTTGGCACTTGTCACCATCTTCCTTTTTCGCCGACGCATGCTGCAGATTAGGCTTTGCACCTTCAATACGCTGCTCATCGTAGGCTTTTATGGCCTCTTCGCCTTCTATCTCTGGCGACTTGCAGGCTCGATGGATGCCTTCACCTTCAATTTTCGGATCGCCCTAGCCTTCCCACTTATTTCGCTCATCCTAAATTGGTTGGCTATCCGAGCTATCGGTGCTGACGAGATGCTCGTTCGCTCGCTCGACAGGCTTCGGAAATGATTCGAAGAGCCCCTCGATCTCATTTTTTCATCTGATGAAACTACGTTTCAAACGCATACTACGCTGGTGCCGCAACGCGGTGCTGGCGTTGTTTGTTTTTAGCCTCTTTATGGTGCTCGTATATAAGTGGTTGCCCGTTCCGTTCACGCCGCTGATGTTCATCCGTGCCCTCGACCCCGAAACGCCGCAAATGAAACACCATTGGGTATCCATTGATAAGATTTCGCATGCCATGCCACTAGCTGTGGTGGCTTCGGAAGACAATCGTTTTATGACGCATCATGGTTTCGACCATGAGCAGATCCGTCAAGCGATGGAAGAAGCCAAGCGAGGCGGACGGAAGCGCGGAGCCAGCACCATATCGCAGCAGACGGCTAAAAACGTCTTCCTCTGGCCCGGTCGATCGTGGATCCGCAAAGGCTTGGAGGCCTATTTTACCGTCCTCATCGAGTTCGTGTGGGGCAAGGAGCGCATTATGGAAGTCTATCTCAACTCCATCGAGATGGGACGTGGCATTTTCGGCGTCGAGGCCGCTTCCAGAACCTACTTTTCTAAGTCAGCCGCCTCGTTGACCCGCCCAGAAGCCGCGCTCATCGCCGCTGCGTTGCCCAATCCACGTAAACGCAATCCCGGAGCCCCTTCGGCCTATATGCGTAAACGTCAGGGCGCTATCCTCTCGCTCATGGGCAAAGTAGGCGCAGTTCCCATCGGTTCGGGTAGCCCTGCGGCAGTCGATGCGGCACCAGCCGAAAAGCCCCAACCCGCCGCGCCGTCGTCCCGTCCCAAACCCACCCCTCAGACAGTCGAACCAGCGCCCAAAGACGAACTTCCCGAAAACGTTACAGTCGACGACGAGGAAGAAGACGATGACGAGGAATAACGTAAAGACGAAAAATAAAAAGCAGATCAAGTACACATCACGTACCAAGCCAAATTGGCCGGCGTCCCTGAGGCCTTGATTTTCTTTTGATTCTTTTCTTCTATCAAGAGAAGGCGGCTGCGGCCGCCGGCGAAGTTTGCCAGATACATAACGGAGAATCTCATGTACCCGGCCAGCTTCCCCGGCCTCGGCAGAGGCCTTGATTTTCTTTTGATTCTTTTCTTCTATCAAGAGAAGAAAAGAAGACCATTTAACCCCCACACTTATGTTCATTTATCAAGATCTCAAACGCATAGACTACGCCGAAGCACTGGCGATACAAACCGCCGCCTTCGACGAACTCCTCGCCCTCAAAGAACGCGGAGAGACCGGCACAAGTCGACTCTTTTTTTGCGAACACAACCCCGTTCTCACCCTTGGCAAACACGGTCTGGATGCCAATTTACTTGTCTCGGAAGACGTGCTCCGTCGTCGCGGCGTAGCCTTCTACCACACCAATCGCGGAGGAGACATCACGTATCACGGCCCCGGCCAAATCACCGGTTATCCCGTCTTCGACCTTGAGCCGCTGCACCTCGGATTACGCGCCTATATCGAAGCTCTCGAAGAGACCGTCATCCGTTTCCTCGCACGCTTCGATCTCCATGCCGAACGTATGGCAGGCGCTACGGGAGTCTGGTTAGACGTCGGGAAAACACGTGCCCGGAAGATATGCGCCATTGGCGTCCGTAGTCGAAGGTTCGTCACCATGCACGGGTTCGCACTGAATATATCGACAGATCTCAGCTACTTCTCACTCATCCACCCCTGCGGATTTATCGATAAGGGAGTCACCTCGTTAGCCAAAGAGCTCTCTCCGTCCGAATCACCCGATATGGAGACCTCCAAGCAGCTTCTCCTCGAGGATTTTCGATCCATCTTTGGCAGTTAACGAAGCGCTAAAAGTAACCTCAAGAAAATAGAGAAGTGCCAGATACATGATTTGCATGTGTCTGGCACTTTCGTTTTCTGCTACTTTGTCCCCCGTTCTCTATGTAAGTACAAATTCAATACTATCATTTTTAGTTTGATGTGCTCCAATTACATCGTACACCCTATCATATACCGTAATCTGAAATCAAATACATAAATTGATCTCAAATTACGATGTATTCTTTATATTATCGCATATTCATATCCAAGATTACGTCGTTATTGAAATTCTGAGTGTGTGATTATGTCACGATTACGGTGTAATCTTATGGCTTTCGATATGGTTATGCTTTAATTACGTCGTAATTTTTGAGTTATGAATATGATAGATAGATAATAACGTCGTAATCTTCATATCACGAATATGATGGATATAAGATCTCACTGGAATTTTGATCTGATTAATGGTGGGAACTCAAGATTACGGCGTAATCTAAAGATTCTATGTGCGATAATTTCCGATCAACTACAAATGATTATCTTCGCGCCTGAATAAGCATAGAAAATGAATTTCATGTGCTATTACCCGAATGCCTACCCTTCATCAAGTCGGAGAATAACAGTATGATAGAAACCATTCATATCGAAAAAATCAGTCAGCATAGACTAAGCCTTGCGCTGCATGCCTTTTTTCATGGCGATGTTTGTAGTCGCATGATGAACGAAGACCCGGATAAAATCGGTGTACCCAAATTGCAATCAGAGGAATATAAAAAATGGGTCGACGAAGAACTTGACATGATTTCCGAGGCGCGCGAGAGTTACAACACGAGAGAAATAAAGAAAAAAAACTTCGAATGCGATCGCTTATTGTCGTTCATACTCAGCATGGTACGCACAATGCGCCTATCTCCGAAGCCGGAGGAGGTCGAGTCGGCCGAAAAACTGTACATTATTATGCGTGTGGGTAAGCGCATCCAAGCGGAAGGTGTCACACGTAAGCCCGCACGTATCGAATCCTTGCTTATCGATCTAAAAAAGCCTGAGTGCACCGAGCATATCTCCCGACTCAGACTCGAGGAGGGGATCGGACTACTCGAAAAGTCCTATAAGGAATTGCGTAC
The sequence above is drawn from the Tannerella serpentiformis genome and encodes:
- a CDS encoding DUF5686 and carboxypeptidase-like regulatory domain-containing protein, whose amino-acid sequence is MTRRIFCALLMLLGLCGPWTTRTQAQHTVHVEGIVKDSVTGEALPAVAVMLKGTTIGTVTDNNGRFTLEAESAARTLSVSYLGYETYERSLSGTNRLTIRLQPMTYTLNDVVVRPGHERYSRRNQAVDFVRNVIERRELNAPRNHDYFSFSTYDRKIFAKNDFEEAEERGKKRYRRIDFIFDYIDTSHVSGKPILPLYNEEVIEQTYFRRTPRTERRLVQGVKRAGLVEIFSEDGITQFVNEVFREPDVFQDNIPLFLQRFVSPLASFGPTFYKYYLTDTVEIDGERCADLSFVPFNAESFGFTGHLYVTLDSTYFVRRVRLNVPKHINLNYVDFMQIEQDFRRTDDGTRLILKNDITVEFRLHAKSKGTYARRICLYRNQSFRAPDDSSVFRENNPVMETEEARRRSDDYWQQQRAQQGDSTSDATRQTSVERMMAQLRRVPVFYWTEKVASALIGGYVQPMEKNSPVEFGPVNTFISGNVLEGARYRFGGTTTTALSNRFFIDGYAAYGAGDRKLKGDILAEYSFNKKRNFRKEFPFHYLRAEYRYDINQIGQHYLYTNPDNIFMMPKRRRNDLITYMRNAELSYYHEHYNGLGYGLTLRHRTEWATRYVPFQRFLPDATTVPVKSYQSAQLEVSIRWAPNEKFYQSRNYRYPITLDAPIITLTHTLARRGILGTEHNYNRTELGVRKRFWLSPFGYIDLYGQAGAVWNRVPYPLLIIPNANLSYSIEPESYALMDPMEFINDRFVSWEATYFLNGALLNRLPLLKRLQLREVVAFRGWYGTLTDKNNPFLADNAGLYAFPSNTYLMGRRPYMELSVGLDNIFKLVRVDYVWRLSYRDHPHTPNSGVRFKVQFSF
- a CDS encoding putative transporter, giving the protein MDWFISLFSEHTALQAMVVISFISAIGLGLGKVRLMGISLGVTFVFFVGILAGHLGFTVDPAMRTYAESFGLVIFVYALGLQVGPGFFSSFHTGGLTLNMLSMGVVVLGTLMAVTFSYATGVSLPDMVGILCGATTNTPALGAAQQTLVQLGLDGSTAALGCAVTYPLGVVGVIIAVMLMRKTLVKPGDTGAQEKEDANKVYMAAFQVHNPAVFGKSVKDIGAISTTRFVISRLWRDGHVSIPTSASTLREGDRLLVITSEKDVPALTVLFGEQENKDWNKDDIDWNAIDSELASERIVVTRPELNGKRLGSLRLRNHYGINISRVYRSGVQLLATPELVLQLGDRLTVVGESAAIRNVEKVLGNAVKSLNEPNLVVIFIGIVLGLVLGSLPIAIPGISTPVKLGLAGGPIIVGILLGTFGPRLHMITYTTRSANLMLRALGLSMYLACLGLDAGAHFFETVFRPEGLLWIGLGFVLTLIPTLIVGAIAMKWLKIDFASVFGMLCGSMANPMALNYVNDTVSGDNPAVAYATVYPLSMFARVILVQVLLMALLG
- a CDS encoding outer membrane protein assembly factor BamD, whose amino-acid sequence is MKNIGWVIGIMLLFASCGEYNKILKSTDYELKYSYAKKYFDEKKYAKAATLLEELVPIFKGTTHAEESLYLLAQTYYSQKDYETAAEYFKTYYTTYPKGEYAEQARFYSGYGLYLDSPDPRLDQSQTYEAIAQLQLYMEYYPQSERAKQAQEILFQLQEKLAYKELLAAELYYNLGTYMGNNYRSCVITADNALRDYPYTKYREDFIFLKIKSKFELASVSVEDRLQGRYRDVVDEYYNYKNEFPDGKYSRQVQKYFNEANSHITTKY
- a CDS encoding DNA-directed RNA polymerase subunit omega, which encodes MDYRKTTAPTNTVTRDMIKLCHDNQDNVYETVMVIAKRANQISNEMKQDLEKKLEEFTNLSDNLEEVFENHEQIEISRSYEKMPKPTLIATQEYLEDKIYYKNPSREKSF
- a CDS encoding DUF4293 domain-containing protein produces the protein MIQRIQTVYLLIVAALNLLVVFMPLATVQFDGIFYSFDASGMSTMASPEALVYPTWALMALSALISLLALVTIFLFRRRMLQIRLCTFNTLLIVGFYGLFAFYLWRLAGSMDAFTFNFRIALAFPLISLILNWLAIRAIGADEMLVRSLDRLRK
- the mtgA gene encoding monofunctional biosynthetic peptidoglycan transglycosylase; its protein translation is MKLRFKRILRWCRNAVLALFVFSLFMVLVYKWLPVPFTPLMFIRALDPETPQMKHHWVSIDKISHAMPLAVVASEDNRFMTHHGFDHEQIRQAMEEAKRGGRKRGASTISQQTAKNVFLWPGRSWIRKGLEAYFTVLIEFVWGKERIMEVYLNSIEMGRGIFGVEAASRTYFSKSAASLTRPEAALIAAALPNPRKRNPGAPSAYMRKRQGAILSLMGKVGAVPIGSGSPAAVDAAPAEKPQPAAPSSRPKPTPQTVEPAPKDELPENVTVDDEEEDDDEE
- the lipB gene encoding lipoyl(octanoyl) transferase LipB; this translates as MFIYQDLKRIDYAEALAIQTAAFDELLALKERGETGTSRLFFCEHNPVLTLGKHGLDANLLVSEDVLRRRGVAFYHTNRGGDITYHGPGQITGYPVFDLEPLHLGLRAYIEALEETVIRFLARFDLHAERMAGATGVWLDVGKTRARKICAIGVRSRRFVTMHGFALNISTDLSYFSLIHPCGFIDKGVTSLAKELSPSESPDMETSKQLLLEDFRSIFGS
- a CDS encoding DUF6261 family protein, coding for MIETIHIEKISQHRLSLALHAFFHGDVCSRMMNEDPDKIGVPKLQSEEYKKWVDEELDMISEARESYNTREIKKKNFECDRLLSFILSMVRTMRLSPKPEEVESAEKLYIIMRVGKRIQAEGVTRKPARIESLLIDLKKPECTEHISRLRLEEGIGLLEKSYKELRTLVAERTNERAEKKRPSATQIRPKTDKAYYEILRLLEVAYIQGQAPVDRESIENLVRYLNEHTNNVRMVHRQSQAQRKSRSNQKEESEEISD